The Shewanella sp. MTB7 genome includes a window with the following:
- a CDS encoding peptidase domain-containing ABC transporter — MNDTSLNQPSDPLELLEFSGKKRVPLILQAEMAECGLACVAMVASYHGHKLDMAALRKRFTADLKGMSLQQLIALADNLGLASRALKCPLEDVGRLALPCVLHWDMNHFVVLTGVTKSGASINDPALGKKKLPFKDFAQHFTGIALELTVTKAFEQKDERQQMHLSQLWNKMTGIGKTLSALFVLSVLLQVFALVTPYYMQWVVDEVLISQDKPLLIVLALGFSILAIINVVTTGVRSWLVLRISSLLNMQMGVNLLRHLLRLPMSYFEKRHIGALVSRFGSLAQVRERLTTGLVETVVDGVMSIAVLVMMLIYSVKLTLVVVAAIAIYALLRFALYRPLHRATEESIQANAKEQTNFLENIRGIQTIKLFACEPQRQSLWQNRYSEVINADIRLGKLNISFDAMNKLLFGLENIIVIYLAATVVMSGGLTIGMVLAFIAYKNQLTERVASLIEQLILFRMLRLHLDRISDIALHKQEVNREGLTLLTHVKGQLRMEGVSYNYGENEPNIIDNVSFIINSNESVAIVGESGCGKTTLVKLMLGLLMPSKGRILLDGQDITQIGLTQYRQQIAAVMQDDTLLSGSIADNLTFFDPEPNYLRMQQCAQVAAIDGDISKMTMGYNTLVGDMGSQFSGGQVQRLLLARALYQQPSLLFMDEATSHLDIENEAKISEQIKHLKMTRVIIAHRPEARDHKTSQASAGDASRKGLYAGGDATIS, encoded by the coding sequence ATGAACGATACCTCACTTAATCAACCTAGCGATCCTTTAGAGTTATTAGAATTTTCAGGTAAAAAACGAGTCCCACTTATTTTACAAGCTGAAATGGCTGAATGCGGTCTTGCATGCGTGGCTATGGTCGCGAGTTATCACGGCCATAAACTTGATATGGCTGCCCTTAGAAAACGATTTACTGCTGATTTAAAAGGGATGAGCTTACAACAGTTAATCGCTCTTGCGGATAACTTAGGATTAGCCAGTCGCGCATTGAAATGCCCACTCGAAGATGTTGGAAGGCTTGCATTGCCTTGCGTATTGCACTGGGACATGAATCATTTTGTTGTGCTTACTGGAGTGACTAAATCTGGAGCCAGCATTAACGATCCCGCATTAGGTAAAAAGAAATTACCCTTTAAGGATTTTGCACAACACTTTACCGGGATCGCATTAGAGCTCACCGTCACTAAAGCGTTTGAACAGAAAGATGAACGCCAACAGATGCACTTATCGCAGTTGTGGAACAAAATGACGGGGATTGGTAAAACACTATCAGCCCTATTTGTTTTATCTGTTCTATTACAAGTATTTGCACTCGTTACCCCCTATTACATGCAATGGGTTGTTGATGAAGTCCTTATTAGTCAAGATAAACCACTGCTTATCGTATTGGCATTAGGCTTTAGCATACTCGCCATCATCAACGTTGTCACAACGGGGGTACGTAGTTGGTTGGTATTGAGGATTTCTAGTTTACTCAATATGCAAATGGGCGTTAATTTGCTTCGGCACTTACTTAGACTACCGATGAGTTATTTTGAAAAACGTCATATAGGTGCTCTAGTGTCACGTTTTGGATCCCTTGCTCAAGTGCGAGAGAGACTTACCACTGGGCTTGTTGAAACCGTTGTTGATGGTGTGATGTCAATAGCCGTTTTAGTGATGATGTTAATTTATAGCGTTAAATTGACTCTGGTTGTGGTTGCCGCTATCGCTATTTACGCTTTACTGCGTTTTGCACTGTATCGCCCTCTTCATCGTGCGACAGAAGAATCAATACAGGCCAACGCGAAGGAACAAACTAATTTCCTTGAAAATATACGCGGTATTCAGACCATAAAGCTATTTGCCTGTGAGCCACAAAGACAGAGTTTATGGCAAAACCGATACAGTGAAGTGATTAATGCAGATATTCGGCTAGGTAAGTTAAACATCAGCTTTGATGCGATGAATAAACTTTTATTTGGTTTAGAGAATATTATTGTCATTTACTTAGCTGCCACGGTGGTAATGAGTGGTGGGCTTACTATAGGCATGGTGTTAGCTTTTATTGCATATAAAAATCAGTTAACAGAGCGTGTAGCGAGCCTAATTGAACAGTTAATTCTATTTCGTATGTTGCGGCTTCATTTAGATCGTATCTCAGATATCGCTTTACATAAACAAGAAGTCAATCGTGAAGGGTTAACGCTTTTAACTCATGTTAAAGGTCAGCTCAGAATGGAGGGGGTGAGTTACAACTATGGTGAGAATGAACCTAATATCATTGATAACGTGTCATTTATCATTAATTCTAATGAGTCGGTCGCTATTGTTGGTGAGTCTGGCTGTGGAAAAACGACATTAGTTAAATTGATGCTGGGCCTACTCATGCCAAGTAAGGGGCGCATATTACTTGATGGGCAAGATATTACTCAAATCGGCTTAACCCAGTATCGCCAGCAAATTGCGGCAGTGATGCAAGATGACACCCTATTATCAGGCTCTATTGCGGATAACCTGACTTTTTTTGACCCTGAGCCTAATTATCTGCGGATGCAACAGTGCGCTCAAGTGGCAGCCATTGATGGTGATATCAGTAAAATGACCATGGGGTACAACACCCTTGTGGGGGATATGGGCAGTCAATTCTCAGGTGGGCAAGTTCAACGACTCTTGTTGGCAAGAGCACTGTACCAACAACCTAGTTTACTGTTTATGGATGAAGCGACCAGTCATCTGGACATTGAAAATGAAGCCAAAATCAGTGAGCAGATAAAACATTTGAAAATGACTCGAGTAATTATTGCTCATAGGCCAGAGGCCAGAGACCATAAAACAAGCCAAGCGAGTGCTGGTGATGCATCAAGGAAAGGTCTTTACGCAGGAGGAGATGCAACAATTAGTTGA
- a CDS encoding HlyD family secretion protein — MSAFFRRQAVDAQKQKLHGDISLAQPISIYFSTSILLIIIVVIVLFLSFSHYARKETVRGYLVPDKGLIKTYADRSGNIEKLHVSEGDNVEEGAILATIVLRRSMLSGEELRESLMDELNQQLKLLNTEEAVNKTMQSNDTERLNMEITDHYAALSVLDNLDMLLVDKLQLQFSQQTQHEKLYNEGFLSTLDYQTQQEKLINIRQEIESLKSNQVQIQSQLNTARAALTLLPSQYALKDSDRARQRSELQRQINETENNYRYVIRATDAGTVTSIQVVEGEFIVTNRPLMSLIPEGAQLVAELLLPSRSAGFVKSGDEARLRLDAFPYQRFGFLSSRVSRIDKALLLDGEASVPVTLSEPVYRIRTLLSMQSMLAYGDQFPLKSGMLLEADIVLDRRSLLDRLLDPIYSLQGRVG, encoded by the coding sequence ATGTCTGCATTCTTTCGTCGACAAGCTGTTGATGCACAGAAACAAAAGTTGCATGGTGATATTTCTTTAGCGCAACCTATCTCCATTTATTTTTCAACTTCCATTTTGTTAATCATTATCGTGGTTATTGTCCTATTCCTTTCTTTTTCTCACTACGCCCGTAAAGAGACCGTCCGTGGTTATTTAGTTCCAGATAAGGGATTGATTAAAACTTATGCTGATCGTAGTGGAAACATTGAAAAGTTACATGTCTCTGAAGGTGATAACGTTGAAGAGGGGGCTATTCTTGCAACGATTGTATTAAGACGAAGCATGCTATCAGGAGAAGAGCTAAGAGAATCCTTAATGGATGAGTTGAACCAACAGCTTAAGCTACTCAATACTGAAGAAGCTGTTAATAAAACCATGCAGTCAAATGATACTGAACGCCTTAATATGGAAATAACAGATCATTATGCTGCGCTTTCAGTATTAGACAATTTAGATATGTTGCTTGTTGATAAGTTACAGCTTCAATTTTCACAACAAACTCAACATGAAAAACTCTATAACGAGGGCTTTTTATCCACGCTTGATTATCAGACCCAACAAGAAAAACTAATTAATATTAGACAAGAAATTGAAAGCTTAAAATCGAATCAAGTACAAATACAAAGCCAGCTCAACACTGCTCGTGCCGCGTTAACGCTATTACCAAGCCAATATGCACTTAAGGACAGTGATAGAGCAAGACAACGATCGGAACTTCAGCGTCAAATTAATGAAACTGAAAACAACTATAGATATGTTATTCGTGCAACGGATGCAGGAACTGTCACTTCAATTCAAGTTGTAGAGGGTGAGTTTATCGTCACTAATCGCCCCTTAATGAGCTTGATCCCTGAAGGGGCTCAATTGGTGGCAGAGTTGCTTTTACCCTCTCGTAGTGCTGGTTTTGTTAAATCAGGTGATGAAGCTAGGCTTCGACTTGATGCCTTTCCTTATCAGCGCTTTGGTTTTTTGAGTAGCCGTGTATCTCGGATTGATAAAGCCTTGTTACTTGATGGCGAAGCAAGTGTCCCCGTTACATTGTCAGAGCCTGTTTATCGAATAAGAACACTATTATCAATGCAAAGTATGCTGGCTTATGGCGATCAATTCCCATTAAAAAGTGGCATGTTACTTGAGGCTGATATCGTACTCGATAGACGAAGTTTACTTGATAGGTTACTTGATCCTATTTACAGCTTACAAGGACGAGTTGGCTAA
- a CDS encoding Ig-like domain-containing protein — translation MKNNKFYFCLMAASLNVALIGCGDNEGLIDKPSPPEPPPVVEYLRAFPQAMILVEGENRQVDLTHSVESVGIATWSLKEVLDTNGLGYISNETNSTFNYLAQMAGVTSLDYEVQGGSKVATSHVLVAVNAKPKDNTVPTAENITLKTGSTQNININLQKYIFDADGDALTIEQLISTSGRFSLAENRYSLTFKPAGYIGVDQAMFSVEDGNGGYAIAYVVISSEDIDPEMPNIAPEASNFLMSIDNTMPVWTLDLLDKPLISDENGDSLRISHVFDGNGRAVEYDDTLIRYTSGSFIGVDQFTYVVTDNRQGYAAGTVTVTVSDKTPANKVPTATEIKVSGELEGDENPLVIDVANYVHDDDGDTLHIIRVLSAKGTVSISPEAPLTVNYTPPSPSQGLIDKFSYVVTDNKGGYAMSTITVNFNAVVSNSAPTASIKNATTLSNEAVIINLDDVIYDAETASTKLAVSNLSAPGSSATATLTNHTITYTPKNFTGVDVLTYTVSDSELSTQGVVVITVTPSDALNAADFTMQIEYDTPVILDWQSQISKTATLFKVEGGVLGTVKVEEGQLTYTPTTGKYGEDKLVYVVKDDHDPVNYAMGVITITILKPPAPEITALAIEGTPTIGSTLTAKVTCDLCTEYQYKWNINGLPVSTLSSYDYQPFNSLHNVTLTVTGIDKVGQQTPENVVEYTISHVESIYSTKGAFAAVKDGNSVIAWGNWDGGDNEPTSIPNLRDIYSNSVAFAAVKTDGSVIAWGRTNSGGEAPTSVTEPDSNVDKIYSNGTAFVAVKTDNSVIAWGSETAGGSGAPISISNLQTIYSNDFAFVAVKIDGSVIAWGHNTNGGNIPEDTDISSVKAIYSTNDSFAALKYNNSVGVWGSQSNGGCTTGGFSYCAPTSVTAPNSNVQAIYSNNGAFAAVKSDGSVVTWGNQNYGGCMGTNNNCAPASVTAPNSNVQAIYSTRYTFSAVKTDGSVVAWGDNDSGGCMGETSNCAPTSVTAPGSDVQKIYSNDNAFLAVKSDGTLVAWGDSQAGGCMGVSDSSSYTCAPESITASGSDIKAIYLTTRAFAAVKTDGSVIAWGSKYNGGTNAPASVTAENSNVKIIHSTGGSFAAVKVDGSVVAWGSNNGGIIGTNEANKLEPSLILIRAQLI, via the coding sequence ATGAAGAACAATAAATTTTATTTCTGTCTTATGGCTGCCTCACTGAATGTGGCATTAATAGGTTGCGGTGATAATGAAGGCTTGATAGACAAGCCTTCCCCGCCAGAGCCACCTCCAGTGGTTGAATATCTACGTGCATTTCCGCAAGCTATGATACTAGTGGAAGGTGAGAACCGACAAGTTGACCTGACTCACTCTGTTGAATCTGTGGGCATTGCAACTTGGTCATTGAAGGAGGTACTTGATACCAATGGGTTGGGATATATATCTAATGAAACTAACAGCACATTTAACTATTTAGCTCAGATGGCGGGTGTCACGTCACTGGATTATGAGGTGCAGGGCGGCAGTAAAGTAGCCACCTCTCATGTTTTGGTGGCTGTTAATGCGAAGCCCAAAGACAACACCGTTCCGACAGCTGAGAATATCACACTGAAAACGGGAAGCACTCAAAACATCAACATTAATTTACAAAAGTATATTTTCGATGCTGATGGTGACGCGTTAACGATTGAGCAGTTAATTAGTACCTCTGGGCGTTTTTCACTGGCAGAAAACAGATACTCCTTAACCTTTAAGCCAGCGGGTTATATAGGTGTTGACCAAGCGATGTTCAGTGTCGAGGATGGCAATGGTGGTTACGCTATTGCCTATGTAGTGATAAGTTCAGAGGATATTGACCCTGAAATGCCAAACATTGCACCTGAAGCCAGTAACTTTTTAATGAGCATTGACAACACTATGCCGGTTTGGACGCTTGATTTACTAGACAAACCGTTGATTAGTGATGAAAACGGTGACTCACTGAGGATCAGCCACGTTTTTGATGGCAATGGTCGAGCAGTTGAATATGATGATACGCTCATTCGCTATACATCTGGCAGTTTCATTGGGGTTGACCAGTTTACCTATGTGGTGACTGATAACAGACAAGGCTACGCCGCCGGAACTGTAACGGTTACAGTGAGCGACAAGACACCGGCAAATAAAGTGCCCACGGCCACTGAAATCAAAGTGTCTGGTGAATTGGAAGGCGATGAGAATCCTCTTGTGATTGATGTCGCGAATTATGTACATGATGATGATGGAGATACACTTCATATTATCCGTGTACTCAGTGCTAAGGGGACAGTAAGTATCAGCCCGGAAGCCCCACTAACGGTCAACTATACCCCACCATCACCCAGTCAAGGACTGATTGATAAATTCAGCTATGTGGTTACAGATAACAAAGGTGGGTATGCCATGAGCACCATCACTGTTAACTTCAATGCTGTAGTCAGTAATAGTGCACCCACCGCATCCATAAAGAATGCGACTACGCTAAGTAACGAAGCCGTAATTATCAATCTCGATGATGTGATTTATGATGCAGAAACTGCCTCAACTAAGTTGGCTGTATCAAATCTATCTGCACCAGGTTCATCCGCAACAGCTACATTGACCAATCACACTATTACATACACACCAAAAAATTTTACTGGAGTTGATGTTCTGACATACACAGTATCTGATAGTGAATTAAGTACTCAAGGTGTTGTCGTCATTACAGTTACCCCCTCTGACGCCCTGAATGCCGCTGATTTCACTATGCAAATAGAATATGACACTCCAGTTATTCTTGATTGGCAGTCTCAAATCAGCAAAACAGCTACGTTGTTCAAGGTGGAGGGTGGAGTGCTTGGCACTGTAAAGGTTGAGGAAGGTCAACTGACATACACGCCAACGACTGGAAAATATGGCGAAGACAAACTGGTGTATGTGGTAAAGGACGATCACGACCCAGTGAATTATGCAATGGGTGTTATAACTATAACTATTCTCAAACCACCCGCTCCTGAGATAACAGCGTTAGCAATTGAGGGCACACCGACTATCGGCAGCACACTTACTGCTAAGGTGACTTGTGACTTGTGTACTGAATACCAATATAAATGGAACATTAACGGACTCCCTGTCTCAACTTTATCAAGCTATGATTATCAGCCTTTTAATAGTCTTCACAATGTGACACTAACTGTAACAGGAATCGATAAAGTAGGACAACAGACCCCAGAAAATGTTGTTGAATATACTATCTCGCACGTAGAGAGTATTTATTCAACCAAAGGAGCTTTTGCAGCAGTTAAAGACGGCAACTCCGTGATAGCATGGGGAAATTGGGATGGCGGCGATAACGAGCCAACATCTATCCCCAACCTGCGGGATATTTATTCAAATTCCGTTGCCTTTGCGGCAGTTAAAACTGATGGTTCAGTGATAGCATGGGGACGTACAAATAGCGGGGGCGAAGCACCGACATCCGTTACTGAGCCTGATTCTAATGTAGATAAAATTTATTCAAATGGCACTGCTTTTGTGGCAGTTAAAACCGACAACTCAGTGATAGCATGGGGGTCAGAAACGGCTGGTGGCTCTGGCGCACCAATATCTATCTCCAACCTGCAGACTATTTATTCAAATGACTTTGCCTTTGTGGCAGTTAAAATTGATGGCTCAGTGATAGCATGGGGACATAATACCAACGGGGGCAACATACCAGAAGATACTGACATCTCTAGCGTAAAGGCGATTTATTCAACTAATGATTCTTTTGCAGCACTTAAATATAACAATTCGGTAGGAGTGTGGGGGAGTCAGTCCAATGGTGGCTGCACGACGGGAGGCTTTAGCTATTGTGCGCCAACATCCGTCACTGCTCCTAACTCAAATGTGCAAGCGATTTATTCAAATAATGGAGCCTTCGCAGCAGTTAAATCTGACGGTTCGGTGGTAACGTGGGGAAACCAAAATTATGGTGGCTGCATGGGCACAAATAACAACTGTGCACCAGCATCCGTCACAGCTCCTAACTCAAATGTACAGGCGATTTATTCAACCAGATATACTTTCTCAGCAGTTAAAACCGATGGTTCGGTAGTAGCATGGGGAGATAACGATTCTGGTGGCTGCATGGGCGAAACTAGCAACTGTGCACCAACATCCGTCACAGCTCCAGGCTCAGACGTACAGAAAATATATTCAAACGACAATGCTTTCTTAGCAGTTAAAAGCGATGGAACGTTAGTTGCCTGGGGAGATAGTCAGGCTGGTGGCTGTATGGGAGTATCTGATAGCAGCTCCTACACCTGTGCTCCTGAATCCATCACGGCCTCGGGTTCTGACATAAAGGCTATTTACTTAACCACCCGAGCCTTTGCTGCAGTTAAAACTGACGGTTCAGTGATAGCGTGGGGGAGCAAATATAATGGAGGGACCAATGCACCTGCTTCCGTCACTGCCGAAAATTCAAATGTGAAGATTATTCATTCAACTGGCGGATCTTTCGCTGCAGTTAAAGTAGACGGTTCGGTAGTTGCATGGGGATCGAATAATGGAGGAATTATCGGTACCAATGAGGCGAATAAATTAGAGCCTAGTCTAATATTAATTAGAGCACAATTAATATAA
- a CDS encoding OmpA family protein, whose product MPVIQEHIVEVLVEKPIITQTFIVSGYDADTLFAHDASTLINTQVLQYPQTGITVMGHTDNTEAEEYNQWLSERRTGAVTDKG is encoded by the coding sequence ATGCCTGTTATTCAAGAGCACATTGTCGAAGTGCTCGTTGAGAAGCCTATTATCACGCAGACTTTTATTGTGTCCGGTTATGATGCGGACACCTTGTTCGCCCATGATGCCAGCACACTAATTAATACCCAAGTACTGCAATATCCACAGACCGGCATAACAGTGATGGGTCACACCGACAACACTGAAGCGGAAGAATATAATCAGTGGCTTTCTGAACGCCGCACTGGCGCGGTTACCGACAAGGGGTGA
- a CDS encoding EAL domain-containing protein, with translation MGDFIMSCYFIGKCRHVSEKCLNAIPDIKLNCSHSHVGQHIVDRYGALYGVEILSRPLEDLRVLSTMDHYFSLMTPSKHNFILMEIANKLTFFNGRKKAKNNHYFINVERFSLLDNHVVKSLCRLSQSFQRTGSTLVVEITERHIALSPYTIEAEYKLKEANILIALDDFTYDVHSELNAARHDYVKFDLRYIRDNRYFNTFVDWAFEIKELGVKIIVECVETEHDALLAHSLPFDYFQGYYYDNFDDL, from the coding sequence ATGGGAGATTTTATTATGAGTTGTTACTTCATTGGTAAATGCCGACATGTCTCAGAAAAGTGTTTAAATGCTATTCCAGACATCAAACTTAACTGCAGCCATTCACATGTCGGCCAACATATTGTTGATAGATATGGTGCTCTTTATGGCGTGGAAATTTTAAGTCGACCATTAGAAGATTTAAGAGTATTATCGACTATGGATCATTACTTTTCATTAATGACACCATCGAAACATAATTTCATTTTAATGGAAATTGCAAACAAATTGACTTTTTTCAACGGGAGGAAAAAAGCAAAAAATAATCACTATTTTATCAATGTTGAAAGATTTTCATTACTCGATAACCATGTTGTTAAAAGTCTTTGTCGCTTGAGTCAGTCCTTTCAACGCACAGGATCAACATTGGTTGTGGAGATAACTGAAAGGCATATTGCCTTATCCCCTTACACGATCGAAGCAGAGTATAAGCTAAAAGAAGCAAACATATTGATTGCATTAGATGATTTTACTTACGATGTGCATTCTGAATTGAATGCTGCCAGACATGACTACGTTAAGTTTGATTTAAGGTATATTAGAGATAATCGGTATTTTAATACTTTTGTAGATTGGGCTTTTGAAATAAAAGAATTAGGTGTGAAAATTATTGTTGAATGTGTAGAAACTGAACATGATGCTTTATTAGCACATTCACTGCCATTTGATTATTTTCAAGGATATTATTACGATAATTTCGATGACTTATGA
- a CDS encoding DUF3440 domain-containing protein — MKIKLHIDVYEASRKRIRTILVDCPHFYVAFSGGKDSGVLLNLIIEEARACGRLPVDVLIVDLEAQYQHTIDYITRVVERKEINAYWVCLPLSLRNAVSQFQPKWICWDHRITEQWIRSIPLHSSVISKHDYFPFYYFGMEFEEFVNEFAIWYQKQKNARCTCFIAIRSDESLNRFLTIKNKRKQTLYDYKWTTKVSEQVYNAYPIYDWHVTDIWTANGRFGWDYNIIYNLMALAGVSLSQQRLCQPFGDDQRKGLWLYQILEPHTWQKLVARVEGCNFGARYSKTQGRILGYYKFELPHGYTYKQYSKYLLNSMPPHLALHYRSRIFKFLIWWKHAAKKNGIRSIPDFADKKLESQKKVPSWRRICKVLIKNDYWCRGLSFGQNKKITNYNIELYNHFFKEQHEFNRKH; from the coding sequence ATGAAAATAAAACTGCATATTGATGTCTATGAAGCATCACGTAAAAGGATCAGAACAATATTAGTCGATTGCCCTCATTTCTATGTAGCATTTTCTGGCGGAAAAGATTCAGGGGTATTGTTAAATCTAATTATTGAAGAAGCAAGAGCGTGTGGTCGTTTGCCTGTTGACGTGTTAATCGTTGATCTCGAAGCACAATATCAACATACCATTGACTACATCACTCGAGTTGTAGAACGTAAAGAAATTAATGCTTATTGGGTATGTCTGCCTTTAAGCTTAAGAAATGCTGTATCTCAATTTCAACCCAAATGGATCTGTTGGGATCATCGTATTACCGAACAATGGATCAGGTCCATCCCCCTTCATTCCTCGGTGATCAGTAAGCATGATTATTTTCCTTTTTATTACTTTGGTATGGAATTTGAAGAATTTGTGAATGAATTTGCAATCTGGTACCAAAAACAAAAAAATGCACGTTGTACCTGTTTTATTGCCATTCGTTCCGATGAATCTCTTAATCGTTTTTTGACCATTAAAAATAAACGTAAACAGACACTTTATGATTATAAATGGACAACAAAAGTCAGTGAGCAAGTCTACAATGCTTACCCTATATATGATTGGCATGTAACCGATATTTGGACTGCTAATGGTAGATTTGGTTGGGACTACAATATAATTTATAACTTAATGGCGCTGGCCGGAGTCTCTCTGTCTCAACAACGATTATGTCAACCATTTGGTGACGATCAACGTAAAGGATTATGGCTCTATCAAATACTTGAACCACACACCTGGCAAAAACTTGTCGCACGTGTTGAGGGGTGTAACTTTGGGGCACGTTATAGTAAGACCCAAGGCCGAATCTTGGGCTATTATAAATTTGAACTACCTCATGGATATACCTATAAACAATACAGTAAATATTTACTCAACAGTATGCCACCGCATTTAGCATTGCATTATCGTTCCCGTATTTTTAAATTTCTTATATGGTGGAAACATGCAGCAAAAAAAAATGGCATCAGATCGATCCCTGATTTTGCCGACAAGAAATTAGAATCACAAAAGAAAGTGCCCAGTTGGAGACGTATTTGTAAAGTGCTTATTAAGAATGATTATTGGTGTCGAGGATTATCGTTTGGACAGAACAAAAAAATAACTAACTACAACATCGAGCTCTATAATCATTTTTTTAAGGAACAACATGAATTTAACAGAAAACATTGA
- a CDS encoding IbrB-like domain-containing protein produces the protein MNLTENIENLLDQLSSIKTSLLSVHEKVYIFNRLSDISASIVKFNHPVLNVKLISSSLVKDNDYNPNQVAPPEFKLLKHSIQKDGLTMPIVVGKQQGVNEVVIIDGYHRSRLLKHNLEFKSSLASYIPVVILDKNIDDRMSSSIRHNMARGTHQVELTAQLVIKLRDMDWSNDDIGRELGMDSDEVLRMQQVTGLAAAFSHNAFSIAWE, from the coding sequence ATGAATTTAACAGAAAACATTGAAAATTTGTTAGACCAACTGTCTTCGATAAAGACTTCCTTGTTATCAGTTCATGAGAAAGTATATATATTCAATCGGTTATCGGATATTTCGGCGAGTATCGTCAAATTTAACCACCCGGTACTAAATGTTAAATTAATTAGTAGTTCACTTGTTAAGGACAATGATTACAATCCTAATCAAGTTGCTCCTCCAGAGTTTAAACTGCTCAAACATTCAATTCAAAAAGACGGCTTAACCATGCCTATCGTTGTGGGGAAACAACAGGGAGTAAATGAAGTGGTGATCATTGATGGTTACCATCGAAGTCGGTTGTTAAAACATAATCTTGAGTTCAAGAGCTCATTGGCAAGTTATATTCCTGTTGTTATTTTGGATAAAAATATCGACGACAGAATGTCATCCTCCATACGTCACAACATGGCTCGAGGTACTCATCAAGTAGAATTAACTGCCCAGTTAGTGATAAAACTTCGTGACATGGATTGGAGTAATGATGATATTGGACGTGAGCTAGGGATGGACAGTGATGAAGTATTACGGATGCAACAAGTTACTGGGTTAGCAGCTGCATTTAGCCATAATGCATTTTCAATAGCATGGGAATAA
- the tsaA gene encoding tRNA (N6-threonylcarbamoyladenosine(37)-N6)-methyltransferase TrmO has protein sequence MIEFLPIEYAKNPFEQIDNVPVQGAGISKDIGELILNEKYMLGLDDLNGFSHIYIVFHIHKSEGYELKMKPFLDNEHKGIFATRSPRRPNAIGLSIIEIERIERIEANRIFVRGIDLLNGTPILDIKPYIQSFDNIKNTRDGWYERGLDPLTVLSDKRFT, from the coding sequence ATGATCGAATTTCTCCCCATAGAATATGCAAAAAACCCCTTCGAACAGATAGATAATGTCCCAGTACAAGGGGCTGGGATATCCAAAGATATAGGTGAGCTGATACTCAATGAGAAATATATGTTGGGCTTAGACGACCTCAACGGCTTTTCTCATATTTACATAGTGTTTCATATACATAAATCCGAGGGGTATGAGCTTAAGATGAAACCCTTTCTGGATAACGAACATAAAGGGATTTTCGCCACTCGCTCACCTAGACGGCCTAATGCCATCGGATTATCGATTATTGAAATTGAGAGAATTGAGAGAATTGAAGCTAATCGTATCTTTGTTCGAGGCATAGATCTATTGAATGGAACACCAATTCTAGACATCAAACCTTATATACAGTCTTTTGATAATATTAAAAACACCAGAGATGGCTGGTATGAGCGAGGCCTAGATCCTCTTACTGTTCTCTCAGATAAACGATTTACTTAA